A region of the Candidatus Cloacimonadota bacterium genome:
GATCACAATATATGTGTTCTCTGAGTCTTTGAGTCGAGAAAAAGAAATTGTTGTGTTTGTTGTGAAGGGATTCGGATAGTTCTGCTTTAGATTAAAAGTAGTATTATCCATCTCATAGTCATTAACTTCGATATTGATTTCTCCCGAAGATAAAACTGCATAATGAATTCCAAACCAGTCAGCTCCGGTATTGATGGTCATGCTGTTTTCTCCCTCCAGGATATTAATATTGGAAAGAAGATGCATATCAGCGTAGTTTCCAAGATTAGCATTGAAAATATCAGCCGGACCTAAAAGAGTTGTTCCGTTAAAAGCGATATATTCCTCCGGTCCATCAGAAGGATCACTTGCTTGCGTCAATACAAGCAGATCTCCGTTTTCTTCCGTCACCGGAAAATCGAAGAAAGTTGTAGATGCTGCAAATTGCAATGATTCAGCTCCTTCATTGATCATCACAGTTGCATAAGGTAGAGAAGATTCTTCAAACAAGACGATCAG
Encoded here:
- a CDS encoding T9SS type A sorting domain-containing protein gives rise to the protein MHLLSNINILEGENSMTINTGADWFGIHYAVLSSGEINIEVNDYEMDNTTFNLKQNYPNPFTTNTTISFSRLKDSENTYIVIYNIKGQQVKKYSIFNNQSSISWDGKDENGNTVIPGLYFYKLSNGKESQTKKMILIRK